Below is a genomic region from Gracilimonas sp..
ATCGACTTAACCCGCATGAGGTTAGTTAGAAGCGCTGCTTTTACCTGGTCATTTTCACTGACAAATTCCTGCATTTGCAGAAAGCCGGAAATAACAGCAAGGTTATTCTTAACCCGGTGATGTACTTCAGCTAACAGCACTTCTTTCTCAGCAAGCAGTGCCTCCAGCTTCTCCTGATAGCTACGCTGGGCTTCAATACTTTGACTAGTTCCGATCAGGTATTTCTTGCCGTCTTTCTCAAACGAAACTGCATTAAATAAAAATGGTTTTTTGCTTCCATTTTTCTGTATCAGGTCTGCCTCAATGCTTCCGAGAGGCTCAGAGCTGGAAAATGACTGATCAATATATTGCTGAATGAGACTTTTATCTTCTCCTTCAAAGAAATCCAGCGGAGAAAGCTCTGCATATTCTTCTTCAGTATATCCATGGTCGTCGTGGTTCCGACTCCACTTAATCAGATTTCCGTTTTCATCAAACATGAAGAAATTCAGCGGCAACGACTTAATAATCGTTTCGCTAAACAATTTTTCTTTATTCAATTCTTTCTCGGCTTGCTTTCGCTGAGTAATATCTTTTGCTGTTATCAGTAGCTTTTCATCTTTAAACACTCCATTCAGTTCAAGAAAAACCTCTTTATTATGTAGTTCCAATTTGGCCTCAGATTCAAAAGCATGATCTCCAGACTGAGTCCATTTTTTTAAATCATTGATCAAAGCCTGATCAGGGCATAATTCATTTAAAGATTTCGGGCAAGCTTCTTCATCTGATCTGCACAGAAGATCACCTCCATTCCTGCTCAACGTCTCAATTTCCAGCGTATCGGGATTCAGAACCAGCATCAAATCTACGGAAGCTTCCAGAAAAGCCGCTTTGGTTTCGAGCTCTTTATTCTTTTTACTGAGTTCGAGCCGTGCTTCAATTTCGCTTGCAATGGTACGCAATGCATCAAGCTGGGCATCCGAAAGCTTCTTGGGTTCTTGCCCCAATACACAAATTGACCCAAGGTTTTGCTGATTTCTTTTGATGTTCACACCGGCATAGAATCTCAGTTTGGGATCGCCTGTAACGAATTCAAAATGGCGGAAACGATCGTCTTCGGAAGCGTCTTCCACCACCATATATTCATCTTTGGTGATGGTGGTATGACAGAAATTTAACTCTCTTGGCGATTCCTTGATGTCATTACCATAGTTAGCCTTAGACCAGGCCCTCTTTTCATCAATAAAGTTGATCTTAGCAATGGGAACCTCGCAAATTTGGGCAGCCAGTTTTACCAGGTTGTCATATTCCTGACTCTCCTCTGTATCTAAAATTTCGTATGAATGGAGAACTTCCAGCCTTTTTGCTTCAGAAGAAAACTTCGACATAATGATATAATCCGGATAATGTTACTGCTCAAGTAGGGTCATTTTATCGGCAAAAGAACTTTTTTATTAATACTGTTTTTCAATTATTTACCGAATCCAGCTTAATCTCCATCAGAATAGAATCAAGATAAAGCCCGATGGAATCCTGAATGGCGGCTAAATCTACCGAGTCTAACAGAACGTCTTCTCTTTGAAGAGTATCAACCGTATCAGGCTTTGGTTCTGGTTTTGGCAAATACCTGATGCCGCTGAGCTGCTGCATATTTCTCAGTATCCATTGGCTTCGCTGTGCAACATACTCTGAAGCTGGCTCCGGTTCTATACGCTTGGGACTTGGAAGCACGGTTGCCATGCGGGCCGATTGCTTTGGAGTGAGATCTGAGGCGGGCTTGTTATAGTAAAATTCAGAAGCCTTGTTGACTCCATACATGCCCGGCCCAAACTCCGCTGTATTCAGATACACTTCCAGAATACGGTCTTTTGTCCAGAAGAATTCAATCAGAACCGCAATACCGGCTTCTATTCCTTTCCTGAAATAGGTTTGAGCCGGAGATAAAAACAGGTTTTTCGCCACCTGCTGGGTAATGGTACTGGCACCACGGACTCTTCCACTCTGTTCTTTTTCTTCCAAAGCTTTGTCAATAGCAGCAAGATCCAATCCCCAGTGCTCCCTGAATCGCTGATCTTCGGAAGCGATAACGGCTAATTTCAGGTGATCCGGTAGTTGCTCATCGGGAACCCAGCTTTGTCGAAGGTTATATCGCTCTTTGCCAAAGTCTTCCCAGTTTTCCTGTAAAGTAAAGGCCGTGAAAGGAGGATTTACCCAACGCAGTATAAAAATCAGCATACAAAACCAGAACGACCAGCCCAGCAAAACACCGCCGATTATCTTGCTGTGCCGTTGCCAGTTTTTAAATGAATTTGATGATTGTTCTTCCATAAACCAAAGGTATCAATTTTAACAACAGATACAGCAATGGCAGGATTTTGTTTCCTTTTTATGATGCTGAGCCCAAAAATACTGGTGACCTGACAGTCCAAACGACTAGCCAACTAATAACCACCCTGAACTTGTCATCCTGAGCGCCTGAAAAGCCTTATTGAATGACATTAAAGACCGCGAAGGATCTCAAATTCTGTAGTAAGGGATAGTTTAACCTTTGAGATCCTTCGTGATTTATACCCCAATCCATATTTTTTACTACGCACTCAGGATGACAATAGTGAAAAGTTAATGATATCACTCATCAAGTAATTCGTCGTCTTCCACCGTCATGTTATCAGGAAGCTGCTTGGATGATTTGGCTCCCAGTTTACGGATCATCTCGGCCTGGCGGACTAAATTGCCTGCGCCGGTTGAAAGTCGGCCCATGGCCTCATCATAGCTATCCTGAGTTTGACGAATCCGCTGACCAATATCATTCATGCTTTCCACGAACAGCACAAATTTATCATACAGTGCTCCGCCTCTCTTAGCAATTTCCATAGCATTCTTATTCTGATATTCCTGCTTCCACACGCTGTCGATAGTAGCCAGAGTCGCCAATAAGGTAGAAGGACTTACAATCACGATATTTTGGTCGAAGGCTTCATAATACAAGTTGGAATCAAACTGCAAAGCGGCACCAAAAGCTGGTTCAATGGGAATGAACAACAGAACGAAATCAGGGCTTTTCTCCCCATGAATTTGTTGGTAATCCTTGGCACTCAATCCTTTCACGTGTGTTCGGATTGAATTGACGTGTTCCTTTATAAACCGTTCTTGTTCGTCCTGATCATCTGCCGAACTATATTTTTCATAGGCAGTCAAAGATACTTTAGAATCTATAATCAGGAATTTCTCATCAGGAAGATGCACAACCACATCTGGCTGCAGGCGCTTACCCTCATCGGTCGTAACCGAATACTGCGTCTGATACTCCCGCCCTTTGGTGAGGCCTGATTTTTCCAAAATACGTTCCAGAATTACTTCGCCCCAATTCCCCTGAGATTTTGAATCTCCCTTTAAAGCTTTGGTTAGATTTTTAGCATCGTCGCTCATTTTTTGATTCAGCTCCATCAGGTGCTTAAGCTCCTGCTTGAGAGAACCACGGGCCTCCACCTCGTCTTTGTGAGTTTCCTCTACCTTCTTCTTGAAAGCCTCCAATTTCTCTCCCAGCGGGTTCAGCAGCTGATCGATCTGTTCCTTGTTTTGCTTGGTGAATTTCTCGGATTTCTCTTCCAGGATTTTATTCGCCAGGTTTTCGAACTGTGTAGTAAGCTGTTCCTGCATTTCGGAAAGCTCTTTCTTCTGTTCGTTGAGTCGTTCCTGCAAATTCCTGTAATCGGCATTCCGTTCGGCCAGCTGTTTATCAAGTTCATTAGCCCGAATTCGTTCTTTTGAAAGTTCTTCTTCTTTTTGCTGCTGAAGCTGATTCAGTTCGGATTCGGTCTCTTCCAACTGCTCTTTCAGGTTTTGATTGCGTTCCTCCAACCGCGAACTCTCTGACTTTGATCTGAAATGCGCAATAGCAAACCCTGCCATTCCCCCGATGATAATTCCTGCTATGGCTAAGATATAATCCATGTACCTATTTAATCTTTTGAGTGTTCAAGATTTCCGGTTCAAGTCCGAAGTAAGATCTCACGCAAATATAATAAGGTTGAGTGACAACCCTTGTCACCAATCCCAACATTAATTTACAGATAAGATTTCATTCATTTCCCTGATCAGCTCCTGATTCCCATAAATCCAGCCGTGTCCCTGATTTTCCAACACAAAATATTCGTCACCTTCTTTCAGAAATTCTGTGAGCCTTAACGACCTTTCTATGGGTAGGACCTGATCTTCCCCCGCGTAAAAAATGTAGACGGGTTCCTCAATTTTCTGCAGGGCCAGGTCTGTTCGCAGGGGAAATCGAACCAGGAAATCTGGCAGGAAAGCAAACTGTGCATCTTTCATATCCACCATACTGTAGTAGGGTGTCCACATGATCAACATTCCGGGATCATTAGCTGCCGCCACTTGTGCGGCCACTCCTGTTCCAAGTGAATACCCCATCAGAACAATATTTCCCTCCTCATATTCCTTCTTCATCTCATTAAAAACGAACTTCATGTCCCCCACTAAATCCTCTTCATTCCAAAGCTGGCCCGTACTTTTTCCATACTCCCTGTAAT
It encodes:
- a CDS encoding histidine kinase dimerization/phosphoacceptor domain -containing protein, with the protein product MSKFSSEAKRLEVLHSYEILDTEESQEYDNLVKLAAQICEVPIAKINFIDEKRAWSKANYGNDIKESPRELNFCHTTITKDEYMVVEDASEDDRFRHFEFVTGDPKLRFYAGVNIKRNQQNLGSICVLGQEPKKLSDAQLDALRTIASEIEARLELSKKNKELETKAAFLEASVDLMLVLNPDTLEIETLSRNGGDLLCRSDEEACPKSLNELCPDQALINDLKKWTQSGDHAFESEAKLELHNKEVFLELNGVFKDEKLLITAKDITQRKQAEKELNKEKLFSETIIKSLPLNFFMFDENGNLIKWSRNHDDHGYTEEEYAELSPLDFFEGEDKSLIQQYIDQSFSSSEPLGSIEADLIQKNGSKKPFLFNAVSFEKDGKKYLIGTSQSIEAQRSYQEKLEALLAEKEVLLAEVHHRVKNNLAVISGFLQMQEFVSENDQVKAALLTNLMRVKSMALIHEDLYKAKDFNGIRFDHYLIQLLQFIEMKRSPEDKLIELKSSVGRIEMNVNQAVPLALIVNELVSNAYEFAFEGKEKGVITVEIKANQDEVILSVKDDGIGLPEGFELENSPTLGTTLVLSYSEQIKSEIDIKTGENGTEYQLKFNHLRNHKGSTANVLV
- the mtgA gene encoding monofunctional biosynthetic peptidoglycan transglycosylase produces the protein MEEQSSNSFKNWQRHSKIIGGVLLGWSFWFCMLIFILRWVNPPFTAFTLQENWEDFGKERYNLRQSWVPDEQLPDHLKLAVIASEDQRFREHWGLDLAAIDKALEEKEQSGRVRGASTITQQVAKNLFLSPAQTYFRKGIEAGIAVLIEFFWTKDRILEVYLNTAEFGPGMYGVNKASEFYYNKPASDLTPKQSARMATVLPSPKRIEPEPASEYVAQRSQWILRNMQQLSGIRYLPKPEPKPDTVDTLQREDVLLDSVDLAAIQDSIGLYLDSILMEIKLDSVNN
- the rmuC gene encoding DNA recombination protein RmuC gives rise to the protein MDYILAIAGIIIGGMAGFAIAHFRSKSESSRLEERNQNLKEQLEETESELNQLQQQKEEELSKERIRANELDKQLAERNADYRNLQERLNEQKKELSEMQEQLTTQFENLANKILEEKSEKFTKQNKEQIDQLLNPLGEKLEAFKKKVEETHKDEVEARGSLKQELKHLMELNQKMSDDAKNLTKALKGDSKSQGNWGEVILERILEKSGLTKGREYQTQYSVTTDEGKRLQPDVVVHLPDEKFLIIDSKVSLTAYEKYSSADDQDEQERFIKEHVNSIRTHVKGLSAKDYQQIHGEKSPDFVLLFIPIEPAFGAALQFDSNLYYEAFDQNIVIVSPSTLLATLATIDSVWKQEYQNKNAMEIAKRGGALYDKFVLFVESMNDIGQRIRQTQDSYDEAMGRLSTGAGNLVRQAEMIRKLGAKSSKQLPDNMTVEDDELLDE
- a CDS encoding alpha/beta fold hydrolase, with the protein product MNRIKKLFITFGATLLFAYIGVCGYFYLIQNSIIFRPSQLNENEPYRYEFSFEERWFEPEDGVRIHAIHAFTDSAKGLAIYFHGNRGSNRTNPAKIELFLNNGYDVLYPDYREYGKSTGQLWNEEDLVGDMKFVFNEMKKEYEEGNIVLMGYSLGTGVAAQVAAANDPGMLIMWTPYYSMVDMKDAQFAFLPDFLVRFPLRTDLALQKIEEPVYIFYAGEDQVLPIERSLRLTEFLKEGDEYFVLENQGHGWIYGNQELIREMNEILSVN